The Falco naumanni isolate bFalNau1 chromosome 1, bFalNau1.pat, whole genome shotgun sequence genome window below encodes:
- the TBX2 gene encoding T-box transcription factor TBX2 — protein sequence MRDPAFPGTAMAYHPFHAPRPADFPMSAFLAAAQPSFFPALALPPAALAKPMPDPGLAGAAEAGLHVSALGHHHQAAHLRSLKSLEPEEEVEDDPKVTLEAKELWDQFHKLGTEMVITKSGRRMFPPFKVRVSGLDKKAKYILLMDIVAADDCRYKFHNSRWMVAGKADPEMPKRMYIHPDSPATGEQWMAKPVAFHKLKLTNNISDKHGFTILNSMHKYQPRFHIVRANDILKLPYSTFRTYVFPETDFIAVTAYQNDKITQLKIDNNPFAKGFRDTGNGRREKRKQLSLPSLRMYEEPCKPDRDGGESDASSCEPSAVRDALHSPVGTLPSPLRLKGSGREEKLGADSDAEVEKAPEERPVAAATPGGEDTTPRGSPQCLEERSKERRSPEKVKDGASPREGPGEGLFGTRGLEKDKVEGRRKEPDPGKKDVEGGGLGKEAFAPLMVHTDSPPHLSAGHLQSLALSGLHGQQFFSPLGAGQPLFIHPGQFAMAPGAFSAMGMGHLLASVTGGGSLENGALSSAPGAAGTATPFPFHLSQHMLASQGIPMPTFGGLFPYPYTYMAAAAAAASAMPATSAAAAGPLSRNPFLGSSRPRLRFSPYQLPVTIPPSTNLLTTGLPASLNPGSEGSKASSSRESSPLPEVPLHKGGSQRPAASPKGSLKESLNELQNIQRLVSGLESQRELSPGRESPK from the exons ATGAGAGATCCAGCCTTCCCAGGGACTGCCATGGCTTACCACCCCTTCCACGCACCCCGGCCGGCCGACTTCCCCATGTCCGCCTTCCTCGCAGCCGCCCAGCCTTCCTTTTTCCCCGCTCTGGCTCTGCCCCCGGCGGCGCTGGCGAAGCCCATGCCGGACCCGGGGCTGGCCGGGGCGGCCGAGGCCGGGCTGCACGTCTCGGCCCTGGGACACCACCACCAAGCCGCCCATCTGCGCTCGCTCAAGAGCCTGGAGCCCGAGGAGGAGGTCGAAGACGACCCCAAAGTAACGCTGGAAGCCAAGGAGCTTTGGGACCAGTTTCACAAGCTGGGCACCGAGATGGTGATCACCAAGTCCGGGAG GAGGATGTTTCCCCCGTTCAAGGTGCGGGTGAGCGGCCTGGACAAGAAGGCCAAGTACATTTTGCTGATGGATATAGTGGCGGCCGACGATTGCCGGTACAAGTTCCACAACTCCCGCTGGATGGTCGCCGGCAAGGCCGACCCGGAGATGCCCAAGCGCATGTACATCCACCCCGACAGCCCGGCCACGGGGGAGCAGTGGATGGCCAAACCTGTTGCCTTTCACAAGCTCAAGCTCACCAACAACATCTCGGACAAGCACGGCTTT ACCATCCTGAACTCCATGCACAAGTACCAGCCCAGGTTCCACATAGTCCGGGCCAACGACATCCTCAAGCTGCCCTACAGCACCTTCCGCACCTACGTGTTCCCTGAGACCGACTTCATTGCCGTTACTGCCTACCAGAACGACAAG ATCACCCAGCTGAAAATCGATAACAACCCCTTCGCCAAGGGCTTTCGGGACACGGGCAATGGCCGGCGGGAGAAGAG GAAGCAGCTCTCGCTGCCGTCCCTGCGGATGTACGAGGAGCCCTGCAAGCCTGACCGCGACGGCGGTGAGTCGGACGCCTCCTCCTGCGAGCCCTCGGCAGTCCGCGATGCCCTCCACTCGCCCGTGggcaccctccccagccccctgcgcCTCAAGGGCAGCGGCAGAG AGGAGAAGCTGGGAGCTGACAGTGACGCGGAGGTGGAGAAGGCACCCGAGGAGCGGCCGgtggcagcagccacccctgGCGGGGAGGACACAACACCCCGTGGCAGCCCCCAGTGCCTAGAGGAGCGGAGCAAGGAGAGGCGCAGCCCAGAGAAGGTCAAGGATGGTGCATCTCCCCGGGAGGGTCCTGGTGAGGGCCTGTTTGGCACACGGGGCCTGGAGAAGGACAAGGTGGAAGGACGGAGGAAAGAGCCGGACCCTGGCAAGAAGGACGTGGAGGGCGGCGGGCTGGGCAAGGAGGCCTTTGCTCCGCTGATGGTGCACACGGACAGTCCCCCGCACCTGAGTGCCGGGCACCTGCAGAGCCTGGCGCTCTCCGGCCTCCATGGGCAGCAGTTCTTCAGcccgctgggtgctgggcagcccctCTTCATCCACCCAGGACAGTTCGCCATGGCGCCCGGCGCCTTCTCTGCCATGGGCATGGGACACTTGCTGGCCTCGGTGACCGGCGGGGGCAGCCTGGAGAACGGAGCACTCTCATCCGCCCCTGGCGCGGCAGGGACAGCCACCCCCTTCCCTTTCCACCTCTCCCAGCACATGCTGGCCTCTCAG GGAATCCCGATGCCCACCTTTGGCGGACTCTTCCCCTACCCCTACACCTACATGGCGGCAGCTGCGGCAGCCGCCTCAGCTATGCCGGCCACCAGCGCGGCAGCCGCCGGGCCACTCTCCCGCAACCCCTTCCTGGGCAGCAGCCGTCCCCGCCTGCGCTTCAGCCCTTACCAGCTCCCGGTCAccatcccacccagcaccaaCCTGCTGACCACTGGCCTGCCCGCCAGCCTCAACCCCGGCTCTGAGGGCTccaaggccagcagcagccgggAATCCAGCCCCCTCCCCGAGGTGCCCCTGCACAAGGGGGGCAGCCAGcgccctgctgcctcccccaaGGGCTCGCTGAAGGAGTCCCTCAACGAACTGCAAAACATCCAGAGACTGGTGAGCGGGCTGGAGAGCCAGCGGGAGTTGTCACCTGGCAGGGAGTCCCCCAAGTGA